In a genomic window of Blattabacterium cuenoti:
- the metG gene encoding methionine--tRNA ligase — MKKSNKYTVTAALPYANGPIHIGHLAGVYLPADIFVRYLRRTKTDVIFICGSDEHGAPIAIQARKEKKTPQEIVNKYHYMIKDCFNNFGIQFDHYSRTSSKIHHKISTSFFKKLSEKKKIFEKVSEQYYDPKFKQFLADRYMSGTCPHCKNKEAYGDQCENCGRSITPEDLIHPKSTISGSSPTLKKTKHWYIPLNQYQKFLEKWILINHKKDWKVNVYGQAKSWLDQGLKPRAITRDLNWGVHVPKHKEKVLYVWFEAPIGYISSTIEWARQTKIDWRPYWKDKKTKLIQFIGKDNIVFHCIIFPVILKAYNSRYILPDQILANEFLHLENKKISTSKNWAVWVHEYLKDFPNQQDTLRYILIANMPDRKDHNFNWKDFQRKNNTELVSILGNFVHRSLTLTQKHNKGVIPHPEMLSIKDKNILKKIKNYPEYIGKLIESYQFKESLACFMDLARLGNKYLTDEEPWNKKKEQRVNTILYVSMQIVGMLAQLSEPFLPHTAKKLLDMLRLKTFFWNKIKNMEEILCPGHILGQITFLFKKINNESIKKQIQKLKKNI; from the coding sequence ATGAAAAAATCAAATAAATATACAGTTACTGCGGCATTACCTTATGCAAATGGACCAATTCATATAGGACATTTGGCAGGAGTTTATTTACCTGCAGATATTTTTGTTCGTTATCTTAGACGAACAAAAACAGATGTTATTTTTATATGTGGGTCAGATGAACATGGAGCTCCTATAGCTATACAAGCAAGAAAAGAAAAAAAAACTCCTCAAGAAATAGTAAATAAATATCATTACATGATTAAAGATTGTTTTAACAATTTTGGTATACAGTTTGACCACTATTCCAGGACCTCTTCAAAAATTCATCACAAAATTTCTACTTCTTTTTTTAAAAAACTTAGTGAAAAAAAAAAGATTTTTGAAAAAGTATCTGAACAATATTATGATCCAAAATTTAAACAATTTTTAGCTGATAGATATATGTCTGGGACATGCCCCCATTGCAAAAATAAAGAAGCTTATGGAGATCAATGCGAAAATTGTGGAAGATCGATTACACCTGAAGATTTAATACATCCAAAATCAACCATAAGTGGAAGTTCTCCAACTTTAAAAAAAACTAAACATTGGTATATTCCTTTAAATCAATATCAAAAATTCTTGGAAAAGTGGATTTTGATTAATCATAAAAAAGATTGGAAAGTGAATGTTTATGGACAAGCAAAATCTTGGTTAGATCAAGGATTAAAACCTCGTGCTATAACAAGAGATTTGAATTGGGGAGTTCATGTTCCAAAACATAAAGAAAAAGTTCTCTATGTATGGTTTGAAGCTCCTATAGGATATATCTCTTCTACTATAGAGTGGGCTAGACAAACAAAAATAGATTGGAGACCTTATTGGAAAGATAAAAAAACCAAATTAATTCAGTTTATAGGAAAAGATAATATTGTTTTCCATTGTATTATTTTTCCAGTTATATTGAAAGCATATAATAGTAGATATATCCTTCCAGATCAAATATTGGCTAATGAATTTCTTCATTTGGAAAACAAGAAAATATCTACTTCTAAAAATTGGGCTGTATGGGTTCATGAATATTTAAAAGATTTTCCCAATCAACAGGATACCCTTCGTTATATTCTTATAGCTAATATGCCTGACAGAAAAGATCATAATTTCAATTGGAAAGATTTTCAAAGAAAAAATAATACTGAATTGGTTTCTATATTAGGAAATTTTGTACATAGAAGTCTAACTTTAACACAAAAGCACAATAAAGGTGTTATTCCTCATCCTGAAATGTTATCTATAAAAGATAAAAACATTTTAAAAAAGATCAAAAATTATCCAGAATATATAGGTAAATTAATTGAATCCTATCAATTTAAAGAATCTTTAGCATGTTTTATGGATTTAGCTAGACTAGGAAACAAATATTTAACAGATGAAGAACCTTGGAATAAAAAAAAAGAACAACGTGTCAACACTATACTTTATGTATCAATGCAAATTGTTGGTATGTTAGCTCAACTATCAGAACCTTTTCTACCACATACAGCAAAAAAATTGTTAGATATGCTTCGTTTGAAAACTTTTTTTTGGAACAAAATAAAAAATATGGAAGAAATTTTATGTCCAGGACATATCTTAGGACAGATCACATTTTTATTTAAAAAAATAAATAATGAAAGTATTAAAAAACAGATACAAAAATTAAAAAAAAATATATGA